A single genomic interval of Labilibaculum sp. DW002 harbors:
- the murB gene encoding UDP-N-acetylmuramate dehydrogenase, translating to MAVLRKNYSLKNYNTFGIEANAKYFFEFDTVEEINDFLSKNDIINIQYLLLGGGSNLLFIEDFNGLVIHPKIKGIKIIEEDEESVLVQVGANEDWDEFVAWAVENNYSGIENLSLIPGVVGAAPIQNIGAYGVEVQEVIHSVDAISIESKNSVVFSNMHCEFSYRNSVFKKEYKNQFIITHVTFKLSKQHNYKVHYGSIDKELEAYGEINLKNIREVIIKIRKSKLPDPEVLGNAGSFFKNPIVDKAQADKLKAKHENMPLYEVNEMESKLAAGWLIEQCGWKGKQIGDAGVHKDQALVIVNLGNAKGHEILQLANDIRKSVLYKFGVKLEMEVNAI from the coding sequence ATGGCTGTACTTCGTAAAAACTACTCTTTAAAAAACTATAATACTTTTGGTATTGAAGCAAATGCCAAATACTTTTTCGAATTTGATACGGTAGAGGAAATTAACGATTTTCTTAGCAAGAACGATATCATTAACATTCAATATCTGCTTTTAGGCGGAGGTAGCAACTTACTTTTCATCGAAGATTTTAATGGACTCGTTATTCATCCGAAAATAAAAGGCATTAAAATTATTGAAGAAGATGAAGAATCTGTTCTTGTTCAAGTTGGTGCTAACGAAGATTGGGATGAATTTGTAGCATGGGCAGTTGAAAACAATTACTCTGGAATTGAAAATCTTTCTTTGATTCCAGGTGTTGTAGGAGCTGCTCCTATTCAAAATATTGGAGCGTACGGAGTTGAAGTACAGGAAGTAATACATAGCGTAGATGCTATTTCAATAGAAAGCAAAAATTCTGTTGTATTCAGTAACATGCATTGCGAGTTTTCTTACCGAAACTCGGTGTTTAAAAAAGAATACAAGAATCAATTTATTATCACCCACGTTACCTTTAAACTAAGCAAGCAACACAATTACAAGGTACATTACGGCTCTATTGATAAGGAGCTTGAAGCTTACGGCGAAATCAACCTGAAAAATATTCGCGAAGTAATTATCAAAATAAGAAAAAGCAAATTACCCGATCCTGAAGTTTTGGGAAATGCTGGTAGCTTCTTTAAAAACCCGATTGTAGATAAAGCCCAAGCCGATAAACTAAAAGCCAAACATGAAAATATGCCTTTGTATGAGGTAAACGAAATGGAAAGCAAATTGGCAGCAGGTTGGCTAATTGAACAATGTGGATGGAAAGGAAAGCAAATTGGTGATGCTGGTGTCCACAAAGATCAGGCTTTGGTTATTGTCAACCTTGGCAATGCAAAAGGTCATGAAATACTGCAACTCGCTAACGATATCCGAAAATCGGTTCTTTACAAGTTTGGTGTGAAGTTGGAGATGGAGGTTAATGCGATATAA
- a CDS encoding threonine aldolase family protein — protein MNKRGFASDNFSGILPEVMEAIQNANNGHVIAYGGDAYTASAIEKFKSLFGENIDVYFAFNGTGANVISLSTLTQSYHSIICPATAHIQVDECGAPDKFTGCKVIPIDCPDGKITPELIQPHLHGFGFEHHSQPKMISITQCTELGTVYTPEEVKAICDLAHANNMYVHMDGARLANALVSLDVDVAEFTTKAGIDVLSFGGTKNGMMLGEAVIFFNPELSTEAKYVRKQSMQLCSKMRYIGAQFDAMLTNDLWLKTARHANKMAKLLESEVLKIDKVKITQKVQTNGIWALIPKDKIEKLQEEYFFWVWDEHAGEVRWLCSFDTTEEDINGFVALLKKELSKN, from the coding sequence ATGAATAAAAGAGGATTTGCCAGCGATAATTTCTCAGGCATACTGCCGGAAGTTATGGAAGCCATTCAAAATGCAAACAATGGTCATGTTATAGCATACGGAGGTGATGCTTATACTGCATCCGCCATCGAAAAGTTCAAAAGCCTTTTCGGAGAAAATATTGATGTCTATTTCGCCTTTAATGGTACTGGTGCCAACGTAATTAGCCTTTCAACGCTAACGCAGTCTTACCACTCTATTATTTGTCCTGCAACAGCTCATATTCAAGTTGACGAATGCGGTGCTCCAGATAAATTTACAGGATGCAAGGTGATTCCAATTGATTGCCCTGACGGTAAAATTACGCCTGAATTAATTCAACCTCATTTACACGGATTTGGTTTTGAGCATCATTCACAGCCAAAAATGATTTCGATTACTCAATGCACTGAATTGGGAACCGTTTATACACCAGAAGAAGTAAAAGCAATTTGTGATTTAGCACATGCCAACAATATGTATGTTCATATGGATGGTGCTCGTCTTGCTAATGCCTTAGTTAGTTTAGATGTTGATGTTGCAGAATTTACCACTAAAGCAGGTATCGATGTTCTTAGTTTTGGAGGTACCAAAAACGGAATGATGCTAGGTGAAGCAGTAATTTTCTTTAATCCAGAACTTTCTACAGAAGCAAAATATGTTCGCAAACAAAGCATGCAACTGTGCTCTAAAATGAGATATATAGGTGCACAATTCGATGCAATGCTAACCAATGACTTGTGGTTAAAAACAGCTCGCCATGCTAATAAAATGGCAAAACTTTTAGAATCAGAGGTTTTGAAAATTGACAAAGTTAAAATCACTCAAAAGGTTCAAACTAATGGTATTTGGGCATTAATCCCAAAAGATAAAATTGAGAAATTACAAGAAGAATACTTTTTCTGGGTTTGGGATGAACATGCTGGTGAAGTTCGCTGGTTATGCTCTTTTGATACTACAGAAGAAGATATTAATGGATTTGTAGCCTTATTGAAAAAAGAACTTTCAAAAAACTAA
- a CDS encoding metallophosphoesterase family protein has product MICDIDSGNLMIVSDLHGNGDDFRQVLRVYEQLKKEKKADYLIFLGDLIHAYPGKRKDESVEIIEELLDFKANKKGSDIICLLGNHEFVHIYHIPLARGHLEFTTYFENRIRKCREIIIRFFMDMPLMIRTKGGVLINHSGGSNRYREEEEFGFNWLKDYRHKGNFESHLKNISKYDPQIGSDFMRTAEGDYLWDILMNGNERQYGNDYLQYNDDLLNVMSEDRKEMPMNKIVSGHIGVDYGVEIIGDTQVRICTSAGSLGDLEKKFLLIDASKNYSNVRELLKCSRDLY; this is encoded by the coding sequence ATGATTTGTGATATTGATTCTGGAAACTTAATGATTGTCTCGGATTTGCATGGGAATGGCGATGATTTCCGTCAAGTATTGCGCGTGTATGAGCAATTGAAAAAGGAGAAGAAAGCAGATTATTTGATTTTTTTAGGCGACTTAATTCATGCTTATCCAGGTAAGAGGAAAGATGAATCGGTAGAAATTATTGAAGAGCTTTTGGATTTTAAAGCAAATAAAAAGGGAAGTGATATAATTTGTTTGCTAGGAAATCATGAATTTGTACATATTTACCATATTCCTTTAGCGCGTGGACATCTGGAATTTACCACTTATTTTGAAAATCGTATTCGTAAATGCAGAGAGATTATCATTCGTTTTTTTATGGATATGCCTTTGATGATACGAACCAAAGGAGGTGTGTTAATTAATCATTCTGGTGGTTCAAATCGCTATCGTGAAGAAGAAGAATTTGGTTTTAATTGGCTGAAAGATTATCGGCACAAGGGAAATTTCGAATCTCATCTAAAAAATATTTCTAAATACGATCCGCAAATAGGTTCCGATTTTATGCGAACTGCCGAAGGTGATTATTTATGGGATATACTAATGAATGGAAACGAAAGGCAGTATGGGAATGATTACTTGCAATATAATGATGATTTATTGAATGTAATGAGTGAGGACCGAAAGGAAATGCCAATGAATAAAATTGTAAGCGGTCATATTGGTGTTGATTATGGCGTAGAAATAATAGGTGATACGCAAGTTAGAATTTGTACAAGCGCAGGAAGTTTGGGAGATCTGGAAAAAAAGTTCTTGCTAATTGATGCATCGAAAAACTATTCTAATGTAAGGGAATTGTTAAAGTGTTCTAGGGATTTATATTAA
- a CDS encoding AraC family transcriptional regulator has protein sequence MSLQLEQIPIKNEHSFRSKIDVLPHIEVAWHYHPEFELIYIEKSQGTLIVGDCIDKFTDGDMIFLGPNIPHVMKNEEAHYQKNPDLHAIAWVVHFKEDSFGKEFFLIPEMYRIKSFLKKSFQGVRIDGSTKYKIIQHLKTLHASDFSQRIIILLQILQILAQSDDLEYLASKNFVESFQQRSNQKLYKIYEYVSANFQQKIELEEAAKLANMSKTAFCRFFKSKTKKTFSEFLNEMRINYSKKLLAEGSLTVSQIAYECGFNSPSYFNKQFKALTGKAPLQLRGQGLESFSQ, from the coding sequence ATGTCATTGCAACTAGAACAAATCCCTATAAAAAACGAGCATTCTTTTCGTTCTAAAATTGACGTATTACCACATATTGAAGTAGCTTGGCATTATCATCCTGAATTTGAATTGATTTATATCGAAAAAAGTCAGGGAACATTAATCGTTGGAGACTGTATTGATAAATTTACGGATGGCGATATGATTTTTCTTGGGCCAAACATCCCACATGTGATGAAAAATGAGGAAGCACATTATCAGAAGAATCCTGATTTGCATGCAATAGCCTGGGTTGTTCATTTCAAAGAAGATAGTTTTGGAAAGGAATTCTTCTTGATTCCTGAAATGTATCGTATTAAAAGCTTTCTGAAAAAATCTTTTCAAGGAGTCCGAATCGACGGAAGTACAAAATACAAGATTATTCAACATCTAAAAACCTTACATGCATCCGATTTCTCTCAGCGGATCATTATTTTACTTCAAATTTTACAAATTCTCGCACAATCCGATGATCTCGAATATCTGGCATCGAAAAATTTTGTAGAATCCTTTCAGCAAAGAAGCAATCAAAAGCTTTATAAAATCTACGAATATGTCAGTGCCAATTTCCAGCAAAAAATTGAGTTAGAAGAAGCTGCCAAACTGGCTAACATGAGCAAAACTGCTTTTTGTCGTTTTTTTAAAAGTAAGACCAAAAAAACGTTTTCTGAATTTTTAAATGAAATGCGAATCAATTATTCAAAAAAACTATTGGCAGAAGGTAGTTTAACTGTTTCTCAAATTGCCTACGAGTGTGGTTTTAATAGTCCATCCTATTTTAACAAACAATTTAAAGCATTAACTGGAAAAGCTCCTTTACAGCTCAGAGGTCAAGGTTTGGAATCATTTTCTCAATAG
- a CDS encoding sugar MFS transporter yields the protein MVSINTATSASGSSAQASGMNYKGALALLTSLFFMWGFLTCMNDILIPHLKGLFDLNFTQAMLVQFTFFGAYFLMSLPSGWIIGKIGYKMGIVTGLSIAGIGAAMFYPAAALHSYGFFLFAFFVLASGIVILQVAANPFVAELGSPETASSRLNLTQGFNSLGTTVAPMFGAYLILDNNSDDLISQASAVQMPYIGLAVALGLIALVFAFVKLPKIIDAEEQKAEGSAWNHSHLVLGAIAIFMYVGAEVAIGSALVSYLGSDALNLFGEAKAAGYVSIFWGGAMVGRFIGSAIMNKISANKLLAFNAVMVVLLIVVSMMTTGYIALWSIVLVGLFNSIMFPTIFTLAIDGLGQHTSQGSGILCLAIVGGAIVPLLMGVLADNFGLQNSFIITVLCYAYIFYYAVKGFKHS from the coding sequence ATGGTGTCTATTAATACTGCAACAAGCGCAAGTGGATCATCTGCACAAGCGTCAGGAATGAATTACAAAGGAGCTTTGGCATTACTTACCTCTTTATTCTTTATGTGGGGATTTTTAACCTGTATGAATGATATTTTAATTCCACACCTGAAGGGTTTATTTGATTTAAATTTTACTCAGGCTATGTTGGTGCAGTTTACCTTTTTTGGAGCTTATTTTTTAATGTCATTACCTTCTGGATGGATAATTGGTAAGATTGGATATAAAATGGGTATTGTTACAGGATTAAGTATTGCAGGTATTGGTGCAGCAATGTTTTATCCAGCAGCAGCATTGCATTCCTATGGCTTTTTCTTGTTTGCATTTTTTGTGTTAGCATCCGGAATTGTTATTCTTCAGGTAGCTGCCAATCCATTTGTAGCAGAATTAGGGAGTCCGGAAACTGCATCGAGTCGTTTAAACTTGACGCAAGGTTTTAATAGTTTAGGAACGACAGTTGCTCCAATGTTTGGAGCATATTTGATATTAGATAATAATAGTGATGATTTGATAAGCCAGGCTTCTGCTGTCCAAATGCCTTATATTGGTTTGGCTGTGGCATTGGGACTGATCGCGTTGGTATTTGCTTTTGTAAAGCTACCAAAGATTATAGATGCTGAGGAGCAAAAAGCAGAAGGATCCGCATGGAATCACTCACATTTAGTTTTAGGAGCTATTGCCATTTTTATGTATGTAGGAGCTGAGGTTGCTATAGGTAGTGCTCTAGTAAGCTATTTAGGTAGTGATGCTCTTAATTTGTTTGGTGAAGCAAAAGCGGCCGGCTATGTTTCCATTTTTTGGGGCGGAGCAATGGTCGGTAGGTTTATCGGATCTGCTATTATGAATAAAATATCAGCGAATAAACTTTTAGCTTTTAATGCTGTAATGGTTGTATTGCTTATTGTAGTAAGTATGATGACAACAGGTTATATAGCATTATGGAGCATTGTTTTGGTTGGTCTGTTTAATTCTATCATGTTTCCTACTATCTTTACGCTCGCAATTGATGGATTAGGACAACATACGAGTCAGGGATCTGGTATATTGTGTCTTGCAATTGTAGGAGGAGCAATTGTTCCTTTACTTATGGGAGTATTAGCAGATAATTTTGGACTGCAAAACTCATTTATAATTACAGTTTTATGCTATGCTTATATCTTTTACTATGCAGTAAAAGGTTTCAAACACAGTTAA
- a CDS encoding ROK family protein produces the protein MKEVALGIDIGGTNTVFGFIDKEGKCLLTGSIPTQKHHDINDYLDELFKHVEKEIENSLEELDIVGIGIGAPNACYYTGTIEDAANLRWKGRIPFVSLVKKRLDVPVYITNDANAAAMGEKVFGAARNMNNFLVITLGTGLGSGIFVNGDILHGHDGFAGEVGHMIVRKSGRECGCGRKGCLETYVSATGVKRSVYKLLARHTGDSELRDIPFNNLTAKMVAEAANRGDEVAKETFTYTATILGEVLANVVAVTSPEAIFLFGGLTKAGDILFKPVEETLEEQLLAIYKGKIKVMPSGIKDNAAVLGAAALIWNKK, from the coding sequence ATGAAGGAAGTTGCATTAGGAATTGATATAGGAGGAACCAATACGGTTTTTGGTTTTATAGATAAAGAAGGTAAATGTTTATTGACAGGAAGCATTCCAACACAAAAACACCACGATATTAATGATTATTTGGATGAGTTATTTAAGCATGTTGAAAAAGAAATTGAGAATTCGCTAGAAGAACTTGATATTGTTGGGATAGGTATAGGTGCGCCTAATGCATGTTATTATACGGGAACTATCGAAGATGCAGCGAATTTACGTTGGAAAGGGAGGATCCCTTTTGTTTCTCTTGTGAAGAAACGATTGGATGTACCCGTGTATATAACCAACGATGCTAATGCTGCTGCCATGGGAGAAAAGGTATTTGGAGCTGCTCGAAATATGAATAATTTTTTGGTTATTACGCTTGGAACAGGTCTTGGTAGTGGTATTTTTGTGAATGGTGATATTCTTCATGGACATGATGGATTTGCAGGTGAAGTAGGACACATGATTGTTCGAAAGAGCGGACGTGAGTGTGGCTGTGGTCGTAAAGGCTGTTTAGAAACCTATGTTTCTGCAACTGGTGTAAAAAGATCGGTTTATAAATTATTGGCAAGGCATACGGGAGATAGTGAATTGAGAGATATTCCTTTTAATAATCTTACTGCGAAAATGGTGGCTGAAGCAGCTAACAGAGGTGATGAGGTTGCAAAAGAAACTTTCACTTATACTGCGACTATTTTGGGGGAAGTGTTGGCAAATGTAGTTGCTGTTACAAGTCCAGAGGCTATCTTTTTATTTGGAGGTTTAACTAAAGCAGGTGATATTCTGTTTAAACCAGTTGAAGAAACCTTGGAAGAGCAACTCTTAGCAATTTACAAAGGGAAAATTAAAGTAATGCCTTCGGGGATTAAAGATAATGCTGCAGTTTTAGGTGCCGCAGCTTTAATTTGGAACAAAAAATAA
- a CDS encoding DoxX family protein, producing the protein MEKRNKIIYWIATGLLSAMMLMSASMYIFNYEMVSQTFLSLGFPTFVIYPLAIAKLLGLLAIWSNKSKLLKEWAYAGFFFDFVLALSAHMVVQDGQSGMAIAAIALLIVSRIYDAKIKH; encoded by the coding sequence ATGGAAAAAAGAAATAAAATTATTTATTGGATTGCTACAGGCTTATTGTCAGCTATGATGTTGATGTCAGCGTCAATGTACATTTTTAATTATGAGATGGTGAGTCAAACTTTTCTAAGCTTGGGTTTCCCTACATTCGTAATCTATCCTTTAGCCATAGCTAAACTATTAGGCTTACTTGCCATTTGGAGCAACAAATCGAAACTTTTAAAAGAATGGGCCTATGCCGGATTCTTCTTCGATTTTGTGCTTGCATTAAGTGCCCATATGGTAGTACAGGATGGACAATCGGGTATGGCTATTGCTGCAATTGCATTGCTAATTGTATCGCGCATTTACGATGCTAAAATAAAGCATTAA
- a CDS encoding citrate (Si)-synthase, with translation MSSIKEGIHDHLIELQEEIDCIFTAGRNTKVSEVNIGQIYGGMRGVVALACNTSYVDPYSGLHIGDYTTDNFSHKLPEEIFFLLSTGKFPEAESLAEFQNDLNQRAQVPQYVWDVLRNLPRDTHPMTMLSLGILSMENESVFKREYQKGIEKRNYWKYTLEDALNILAKLPSLAAGIYRIRFGNGVLIAHDSKLDWSGNLVHMLGIPDGDKSFADLMRLYLVLHCDHEGGNVSAFTSRVVNSALSDLYYAVSAGLNGLAGPLHGLANQECLQFILKIDEQLSDQVSEEELKAYVLDVLDSGKVIPGYGHAVLRVTDPRFTAFMKFGEENCSNSSCFKIAKKLFSVVPDILKNYKEGKIANPYPNVDAMSGSLLHHFGLKQFDYYTVLFGVSRVMGFCAQNILAQGLGQPIIRPKSVTNKWVLENLAVKKK, from the coding sequence ATGTCGAGTATAAAAGAAGGAATTCATGATCATTTGATTGAATTACAGGAAGAAATAGATTGTATTTTTACTGCAGGGCGAAATACCAAAGTTTCAGAAGTTAATATTGGACAAATTTATGGTGGTATGAGAGGTGTGGTGGCCTTAGCATGCAATACGTCTTATGTTGATCCATACTCTGGGCTGCATATTGGTGATTACACTACAGATAATTTTTCGCATAAATTACCAGAAGAAATTTTTTTTCTGCTGAGTACTGGGAAATTTCCTGAGGCGGAATCTCTAGCAGAATTTCAGAATGATTTAAATCAACGTGCTCAGGTACCACAGTATGTCTGGGATGTATTGCGAAACCTACCCAGAGATACACATCCAATGACAATGTTGAGTCTTGGGATTTTAAGTATGGAAAATGAATCTGTATTTAAGCGGGAATATCAAAAAGGTATTGAAAAAAGAAATTACTGGAAGTACACGCTCGAAGATGCCTTAAATATTCTTGCGAAACTACCTTCTTTAGCCGCGGGGATTTATCGCATTCGATTTGGAAACGGTGTTTTAATTGCTCATGATTCTAAGCTTGATTGGTCGGGTAATTTAGTTCACATGCTGGGCATACCCGATGGAGATAAAAGTTTTGCAGATTTAATGCGTTTGTATTTAGTATTGCATTGTGATCATGAAGGAGGAAATGTGAGTGCCTTTACTTCTCGGGTAGTGAATTCTGCCTTGTCTGATTTATATTATGCAGTATCTGCTGGATTAAATGGCTTAGCAGGTCCTTTGCATGGTTTGGCTAATCAAGAATGTTTGCAATTTATATTAAAAATAGATGAGCAGCTTTCTGATCAGGTGAGTGAAGAGGAATTAAAAGCTTATGTTCTTGATGTTTTAGATTCTGGAAAGGTGATTCCAGGATATGGTCATGCTGTATTGAGAGTTACAGATCCACGTTTTACGGCATTTATGAAATTCGGAGAAGAGAATTGTTCAAATAGTAGTTGTTTTAAGATTGCTAAGAAGTTATTTTCAGTAGTTCCAGATATTTTAAAGAATTACAAAGAAGGGAAAATTGCAAACCCATATCCGAATGTTGATGCGATGTCTGGTTCTCTTCTTCACCATTTTGGATTGAAGCAGTTCGATTATTACACGGTTTTGTTTGGCGTTTCAAGGGTGATGGGTTTTTGTGCTCAAAATATACTTGCACAAGGATTAGGACAGCCAATAATTAGACCTAAGAGCGTAACTAATAAATGGGTTTTGGAAAATTTGGCTGTGAAAAAAAAGTAA
- a CDS encoding response regulator, whose product MTQHNINKEKFSQKAITQPFIIAILVIILIFFITFTYINIRSTKEITENQIQQIEKLVIQSKKDYIQTAVNRTIQHIKLEEARLLEELKKNNPKITSKDTLFLKQLKRRCASHIRNITLKDSGYIWVNEILNYNGGDNYAIRKVHPNLPETEGLYLSTKIKDRKGNSPYLTELDGIKQDGQLFFKYWFKKPQSNQISQKLTYAKLYKKFDWIIATGVYLDDVESIITTEIEKGKNVANRQIVLSIFMIVLSLILALITLLIFKTRIKKTVQYYISQVNHNEKSLSEFNENLEKLVEERTSQLNESEQRYKALFKKNQSVMMLIDPSNGKIVDANQAAIDFYGYSFKIITSMKINQINTNSDADIKNAIIKTTTSNKSYFTFKHQLASGELRDVEVYSEMLFVNRKEVLFSIIHDISDIKRTQQELLEAKKKAEESDKLKTAFLANMSHEIRTPMNAILGFSGLLASPANSPEKTKRFIEIISNAGEQLMTIINDIVDISKIESNQLNISLSKISVNKTLINIFDVLKKNAIEREKYNIELKLHLPKNDQDYIIETDEIRFIQICNNLLNNSLKFTDKGIIEFGYRKLSNDAKSHLEFYVRDTGCGIPKEKFDVIFDRFAQVADETFREGNGLGLSITKGLISLLGGKIKLESTVNVGTTFYFTIPLEDTSTPEPTQNIMFEEKEEYDFSGTKIIIAEDDLTSFSFLNEVLLHTNAIIQHVYNGAELLKSLENNSPDIILLDINMPVMNGYQAIKEIRKTDKDLIVIAQTAYAMQEEKERILNAGCDDYISKPIKKKDLYKILSKHIYQE is encoded by the coding sequence ATGACTCAACATAATATCAACAAGGAAAAATTCTCACAAAAGGCAATTACACAGCCTTTTATAATTGCCATACTAGTAATCATACTAATATTCTTCATTACATTCACTTATATTAATATACGAAGCACAAAAGAAATAACAGAAAATCAAATTCAACAAATTGAAAAACTGGTCATTCAATCAAAGAAAGATTATATTCAAACTGCTGTAAACAGAACAATTCAGCACATTAAGCTTGAAGAGGCACGCTTATTAGAAGAACTAAAAAAGAATAATCCTAAAATTACTAGCAAGGACACACTATTCCTTAAACAATTAAAAAGACGTTGCGCAAGTCACATTAGGAATATTACTTTAAAAGATTCTGGTTACATCTGGGTAAACGAAATTTTAAACTACAATGGTGGTGATAATTATGCAATTCGTAAAGTGCATCCAAACCTGCCCGAAACAGAAGGTCTTTATCTTTCTACAAAGATAAAAGACAGAAAGGGAAATTCACCATATCTAACTGAACTGGATGGAATTAAACAAGATGGTCAATTATTTTTTAAGTATTGGTTTAAAAAACCACAATCAAACCAGATTTCACAAAAACTAACCTATGCTAAATTGTATAAAAAGTTTGACTGGATTATAGCTACAGGAGTTTATTTAGATGATGTAGAAAGTATTATCACAACAGAAATCGAAAAAGGGAAAAATGTTGCAAATCGGCAAATTGTTCTTAGCATTTTTATGATTGTTCTATCATTAATATTAGCATTAATAACTTTACTAATATTTAAAACTAGAATAAAAAAAACCGTTCAATATTATATTAGCCAAGTAAATCACAATGAAAAATCACTTAGCGAATTCAATGAAAACTTAGAAAAACTAGTTGAAGAACGAACCTCCCAACTTAATGAGAGTGAACAAAGATATAAAGCTCTATTCAAAAAAAATCAGTCGGTAATGATGCTTATTGATCCATCCAACGGCAAAATTGTTGATGCAAATCAGGCCGCAATTGATTTTTATGGCTATTCTTTTAAGATCATCACCTCAATGAAAATAAATCAAATCAATACCAATTCAGATGCTGATATTAAAAATGCAATCATAAAAACAACTACAAGTAATAAGTCTTACTTTACTTTCAAACATCAGCTTGCAAGTGGTGAATTACGAGATGTGGAAGTATACTCTGAAATGCTATTCGTAAATAGAAAAGAAGTTTTATTTTCTATTATTCATGACATATCAGATATAAAACGAACACAACAGGAATTATTAGAAGCAAAGAAAAAAGCAGAGGAAAGTGACAAATTAAAGACTGCTTTCCTTGCCAATATGAGTCACGAAATTAGAACTCCAATGAATGCTATTTTAGGTTTTTCTGGATTATTAGCTAGTCCTGCCAATTCTCCAGAAAAAACGAAACGCTTTATTGAAATTATTTCAAATGCAGGAGAACAGTTGATGACTATTATCAACGATATTGTTGATATTTCAAAAATTGAATCGAATCAATTAAACATTTCTCTATCGAAAATTTCAGTTAATAAAACCTTGATTAATATTTTTGATGTCTTAAAGAAAAATGCAATAGAAAGAGAAAAATACAATATTGAGTTAAAGCTTCACCTCCCTAAAAACGATCAAGATTATATTATCGAAACTGATGAAATAAGATTCATACAAATCTGCAACAACCTACTAAACAATTCCTTAAAATTTACAGACAAAGGAATTATTGAATTTGGTTATCGGAAACTAAGTAATGATGCAAAATCACATTTAGAATTCTACGTTAGAGATACTGGTTGTGGTATTCCAAAAGAAAAATTTGATGTTATTTTTGATCGTTTCGCTCAGGTTGCAGATGAAACTTTTCGTGAAGGAAATGGCTTAGGACTGAGCATTACAAAGGGTTTAATTTCCCTTCTTGGTGGCAAAATAAAACTTGAATCGACAGTTAATGTTGGTACTACCTTCTATTTTACCATTCCTTTAGAAGATACAAGTACTCCTGAACCAACACAAAATATAATGTTTGAAGAAAAAGAAGAATATGACTTCTCTGGCACTAAAATCATTATAGCGGAGGACGACTTAACGAGTTTCTCTTTCTTAAATGAAGTATTACTTCATACAAATGCAATTATTCAACATGTATACAACGGGGCAGAATTATTAAAATCTTTAGAGAATAATAGTCCAGATATTATTCTTTTGGACATTAACATGCCAGTTATGAATGGCTATCAAGCAATTAAAGAAATTCGTAAAACAGATAAAGATTTAATAGTTATAGCTCAGACAGCTTACGCCATGCAGGAAGAAAAAGAACGCATTTTAAATGCAGGTTGTGATGACTACATATCTAAACCAATTAAGAAAAAAGATCTTTATAAAATTCTATCCAAACACATTTATCAAGAATAA